AAAAAACAGGGGTCTTGGAGCTTGCTTCTAAAGCTTCTATAGCCCGTTGGATAAAAATGACCATCGTCCTTTGTTATAAAGAAAAGAAAGTCTCTCCTCCCTTGGGGTTGAAGGCCCATTCCACAAGGGCTTTGTCCACCTTTTGGGCTGAAAGGGGGGGCGGCCTCTGTGGATCAGATATGTAAAGCTGCCACATAGTCTAACCCCATGGCCTTCTTCAGGCATTATAAACTTGATGTTATGTCTAACCAGGATCTGGCGTTTGGACGTAAAGTCCTTTTCGGCTGTTGTCCAATCTCTTCTCTGAAAATCTCCTACCAGTGCCGGTGTGGAGGCGTTGGGGAAAGATGGCAataactcttaccggtaatttgatttcccttagcctccacaacggcactggggttcccccccccccccccccccccccccaaaaaaaaataatacatttgtgtGGTCTATATTCAAATATTTTGtggttgtttaaaaaaaaaatatgtcactGTGTTTATAAGATGTTCTGCTGTTATGAATTATCTTCGGTTCTCTGTTGTTAACTGGAGTATGGAGGAGGAGGCGTCTTTATTTGGGCTTCcgctgttgtttcctgtccctgggaggtGGGATCAAGCTCCTACCACTGCCGGTGTGGAGGCGTTGgggaaatcaaattaccggtaagactaattgtcATCTTTTCCACCCTGCAAAGTCCAGTAAAGAAACAtgtgtgtttgttttgttttttacaatggaactctgtgGTGGCAGATGCCGCTGTATGGCGTCTGTCTGAGgcatccattaaaggggttgtctcacttcagccaatggcatttattatgtagagaaagttaatacgagcaacttactaatatactttttattatacatgttgcttccattgctggctggattcatttttccatcacattatacactgcttgtttccatggttacgaccaccctgcaatccatcagtggtggtcgtgcttgcacagtataggaaaaagcatcagcctctctggtgtctGGGAGTGCGAATAggttagtgctttttcctatagtgtgcaagcacgaccaccactgcaggattagagggtggtcgtaaccattgaattgagcagtgtataatgtgatggggaaAAAATGAATCAACGGATGACCAAAACGTGATGGGAATCCAGCCTTAGCAGCCATTCTGGACTTGTTGGGGCCACTTTTGTTTTTTGTCCAGGGCTACTTTTAAGTTCCCAGACCACCCCTGGATCCAAATCACAAAATTCCCCAGTACATCCAAATATACACCAGTAACCGACTATTTAtagggtatctgtcagcagatttgtccctatgacacgggctgacctgttacatgtgcacttggcagctgaaggcatctgtgttggtcccatgtccatatgtgcccgcattgctgagaaaaatgatgttttattatatgcaaatgagcctctaggagcaacgggggcgttacctctTCATTCACACAGGCGGGGGTCCTAGCTTGGAAACCTGAGTGACcagacaattaaaggggttgtcttaccttGAACACTGGTGACACATCACTAAGATATGTCGGATACATGTGAGtcccgcacctatctctagaaggaAGCTCCCAAAAAGAATGAGAGCGCAGCTGACCTCAATTTGTTTCTGAGAGTGCCGGAAATAGctgcttccatagaagtgaatggagcggtggccgcacTTGTCATTCATATCTATGGGACCTTAAAGTAGCCAATCGCACCGTTGGGCTATTTTCGGctcttccatagaaatgaatggagggcggccacgCATGCTCAGAGCGCCCAAGGTTTGGGAGTGCGCACCGATCTAGAGATGGGTGCGGGTTCCACTGTctgattggtgacctatcctagcAGTATGTCACCAGTGttcgaggtgagacaacccctttaacacctaaTCTGTGGGTTGGTGGTTTCAGTCTTCAGCGTTCTGCATATGTGAGTTTGAGAATAACAGGAaccatttaatatatatatttttttttttttttttttttttttgtaagatgATGGATCAGAACCTTCTGGGGAGGTCCAGGACACACAGACAGAAGATAAGAACCCCATACACGAGGATGAGATGGACTTCATTGTAGATGATGGCAAGGTACTGGCCAAGGCCCTCAAAGTAGCCAGGAGTTTGGGTAGCCGAGAAGATCCTGTAAGTCGGGACCCGGCCCTTGTCAGCGCCCCTCTcttagatatgtttgccgagattGTTGAAAGCCAAGTGCCCATCCGCAGCCAACAAATCGGAGAGCCGGAGTTCAGTCACGAGCAGAAGATGGCGCTGCTTCTAGACCTCTACAAGACCAAGCCGCTCATCTTTCTGGAGCGTTTCCGGAAGGTCCTTAAAGAAGAGCATCTTGAAAGTTTCAGCCACTTATCTGGTGACTACACCGCTGATTTCTACTTCAAGGAGATCCGCAAAGCCTCCCTCAGGAAAGGCCATCATACTAGAGTCCGGAACAAGAGGTACGCCGCCCTCCAGCAGCTGATATCAGGTACTGCACTGTCATATCATATCACACACTACTGTTTAGTCAAAGGTTGTTCATGTCCCCATTCCTGCATGCAGGTGTGGTGCTAATGGctgaccaccgctccattcaacgTCTATGGAACTGCAACGTACGGAGCTCGGCTATCTCCAGCCGACCTATAACAGTGACTGAAGCGATGGTAACGTGTGCTCCATTCACACAGTGACTTGGGTATCCTCATTCTCATGAATGCTGAGAGCCCCAGCTGTAAcgctgctgccttctcgcagctttccctaggtCGAGTGATGTCGCgtccatcggtcacatggcccaggcgcagctcatctccatagaagtgaatgaggccgaGTGCGATACCAAACACggacactatacaatgtatggcgctgcgcttggtgagctgagagaaggcatcggcgctcacaggagcgccgctgccttctcaaacagatgatcagtgggggtttcgggtgtcggacccccatcgatcagataccgatgacctagcaAGAGGATAGGTTGTCGGtaagaaaatctcagaaaactcttAATTATGCCACTGAAGAACAGATGCTTGATATGCCACATTATAAAAGTGTAGTTAGTCTTGTGCATTGTATACCATGAGTAAGATCAGCTGTATGATCAAAACGCGTTGGAAGTTTTAATGTGATTTTTCAATAAAAGGAGTAGCTTTTATCCTGGTGCTTGTTGTCCCCACTGTAGTTGTATTTACGCGCCCAAATCTGCTCTGCTTAAAATAAAAACAGGTACTTACCTAGTCACCGGCACTTTATTCCAGTCCTGTCCCCAGCGGACCTGAAGTTTTGACATCCTTCGTCATGCGGTCACTCACTGCTTGGCGACACGTCCTCGCTGGAACGGTGGCGCGCATGACGAAGGACAGGATGTCGCGCTTCCAGTCCACAAGGGATCGGAAGCTGTGGGGATGGAACCCTCCGGCGGGGCCTAGGTAAGCGAGGTGGGGATCCCATTTAAAGGGACTGCAGCATCTTTACTTCTATGCAAACACCTCCTGCCATCTCCATCAATGTCCGCATCTCTGCTGGCTTGTGTAGTGGCCTACATGTGTGGACATTGATGTGGATGGTGATTTTCCAGGGATATGAAGTGGAGCTGAAGACTTCCAGCACCAAAACTGGGACTCCTGATGATTGTGCGTGAACGTCGATTTAACCCTTGCTCTTAGTATACACCCTGCATATGTATATTCTTTCTCTTAATAGGCGGGGAATATTTCAGCGATGAGCAGATGCGAGTTAGAGACCCCCTCATGTACGAGCACTACGTGGGACAGTACCAGAGCGAGGAGGAGATCATGTCACAGAACAGTCGGGATATGGCTCAGGCCAGCTGTCTATCAGACGTTCTCCTCAACTCCTGTCAGGAGGAGTCCTTGCAGAGGAGGCTGGAGGCTCAGCGGGAGATGGAGCACAACtgtgaagaagaggaggaggaagaggatgacgaCAATGAAGAGGAAGGTGGGTCACATAAAGACATCAAATCCGCTCACTATTTACACGCAGTGGACCTTGGTGTGTGAAATAGCAcctgtaatactgctccctaaTGGACAAGAACCTTACCTTTCTCACTGGTTGAAGCGACATatacctaagggctcatgcacacaaccgtatgtattttgcggtccgcaaaaaatacagatgacgtctgtgtgcattccgtattttgcagaattgaacagctggcccctaatagaacagtactatccttgtccgtaatgcggacaataataggacatgttctacctttttgcggaacggaaatacggaaacggaatgcacacggagtaacttccgtttttttgtggactcattgaaatgaatggttccgcatacggtctccaAGAAAAACAcaacggacactgaaagaaaatacatttgtgtgcatgagccctaaggctgcgttcacatcccCGGCTGCCTGATCGGGCACAAATGCTGGCTGTTGGCCGGACAAATAAACATTGCATGCAACGAAACATGGTATTTATGCCGGAAAGCAGCTGGATGAACGCCGGACCTCTTTACAGTCAGTGGGAGTCCGGCAGTGAACTAGCAAATCTGGCAATGTCTGATCCGGCGAAATCCAGCAGGCGGTTCTCTGCCGGGACAGCTTGACggagatgtgaatgaggcctaagtgcACTACTCTGCCTCACCTTATCAGTGTTCTTTGGTGCTGTGGCGTCATTGtggggctgtgatgtaatgtcacatgaccatgtcttcATCCCCAAGCCTGAATTTCCACCTGCAATTTCTGCGTTTCCTGCGTTACTTACCGGGTCCTTTATCCTTCAGACTCTGAACTGCAgtctgatgaggaggaagagttgGCCAACGAGGAAAGGGCGCTCATGAGAGCGGAGTTCGTCAGCCGCATGCATCAGAGGTTTCTAGACGGAAAAGATCGAGATTTCGACTACAGGTAAGTGAGTGTTCATGCTCCACGTGGTGGTGGGAGGTTTAGAATAATTGGTGCATTTATAACGTGAATGAGTTGCCTGCAGAAACCAGTGGGACCCGCTTATTTATTGGATGTTGTGTGCTGATACAGGGTGCCTCCTGCTGGAGAATTGCTGTTAGAGCGCTCAGCTTTTTCCATACCTCCCATAATGGTATATAGAGTGGAAATAAGCACGCTTGACTGTGCGCCATGCCTCTCCTCTCCACAGTATGGGGGTGCTGGGGTCCGATTTTAGCAATTGGCAGTCAGACCTCCTCTGATTCAACGTTTTATACCTATCTGTGGGTAGGAGGAAAGGTTTGCATCCGGAATATCCCTTCTCTCTGCCTCCTTTTTATTAAGCCAGTGTTTGTGCTGTGTTTCTTTCATAGTGAAGTCGATGATAACCCAGAATTTGACAACTTGGACATTGTCAATCGGGATGAAGAAGAGCGATACTTCGATGATGATGACGACGAAGGTATAGACGAGATGGaagaggatgaaagggaaaatgGACAGGAAAGGGACAACAGTGAGTGACCATATGGTAAATCCCTTAAAGCTCATTACATGGACAGGAACAACCTCCTCACATCCTTGTCTGTATAGAGGAGCTGCAGCAAAATACTGTCTGTGCTCTGGGACGGCCACTAGAGGGCAGCAGTCAGCCAGTCATGATTTCTGGCAGCTCTTACAAGGGGGAGGCATTTGCCCAGATTCGGACTttccactaaaacatgtttttgttaCACCCGCAAAAGTTTGGAGGCGTCCGGAAGACCATTCATGAGCTGAATTTGTACATTTGGTTGAGAGTGACTGCCGACAACATGCTCTACAAAAGACTATGGCGAAATGCTGTTTGTTGTGTTGTCTTTTCTTTTCTGGTAAATTCTTGTATATTCTGAGCAGTGCCGGAGACGGTGGACAAATCGATTTATGAGAGGTTGTACATATAGGTGGCAGCATTCAACTCTTTTAGGTTGAGGCAGGAATCTGCTTATTCTGTTGCGtttttgagttaaaaaaaataaaaaataaaaatctacttTTGCAGAAACAAAGGCTCAAATAAAAGGATGAATTGGTAAGTTACACTTTGAAGGTCTCTCCATGTCCCTGTCTGTCTGTttcggaaagctgggtgaccacccACATGGCTGCCTTCACATGCTCCAGAGCTGTTCTCACCCGGCTTTCCCATACTTATAAAAATGGCAAGTCAGCCCCGTCATCCAGCACTACAGGAGGTGAGGGGACACTATACACGGATACTGCAGTGACACACATACCAGCTTGGAAGGCACAAAGGACACTCTTTTGGCCTCCATTGGGTGAATGGTGGGAATATATTGCACAGTTCGGGGAAGGTCCTCTCCTGTGAGAGCCATATTATACGTCACCCCACTCTCCCAGATGTGAATTATTGGTTGACGTATTGTGCTATGGAGCATATTCACCCAGAAATCAATAGTCCAGGCTGTGAGATAAGTGCATGTAGACGGATGTTCAGGGATCTGTTAGATAAttcttagagatgagcaaatttccacttatgaaattcgttcacactttgttggtaaaaggtgaattgcgttatggattccgttaccacggaccataacgcaattctatgatggaatgcctttagaggcattctgttataatagaagtctatgggctgcaaaacggatccgtcccgtttcagtTATGCAGGGGTTCTAAGACTTTTCACACTGCCGGCACGCTGTTTCAGCATAGAAAAAACGCTGCGTGCAGTGGTATTCATCCGGcctattctctgcatatttgccagatCACCGCCAAACCtttattatagttaatggggccggacggCATTCCGTTAGTGTCCagcaatgctggatctggcagatcggcaaatgtgaaacaagcctaCATCAGACATTGCTATGCTACAACTTGAAAATACAGCATACTTGCCAGGCTATGCTCTGTGAGTCCAGTAGGGGGAGCTATAATAACGTTACACCCATGAGGGACAGTGCCATTTGTCTCATTAGAGCTGGATCATCTATCCTCAAGTGGCGACCTCTCCTGAATCTGAGCCTCCACATTAAGAACAGGTGGCAGTGAGTGCCATATTAAGATCTTCGTGACTACTCCTGGGCACAGAACCAGATCTGTATGGTTTGGGCTGCTGAATGGAGCTGCCTGTAAAGTGTTCCAGTCACTGATGTGACATGACTAAGACCAGCCAGAGGATTAGGTGTCCTGGCATTGAATGGCTCAGCAATTCCTGATCGTGGTTACTCTCATTTATGTAACACTGGTCCACTGCCGGTATGCAGACAGGGAATGGACATTTGTGGTGTCAGCCTTTACATAGTCAATAACACTGATTATCTTGTGATAGTGGCACTTGTCAAGGGCTGGGATATGTTAGACACAAGGGGTTAACACATAGATTTAcaactcctctttttttttttttttttttacttatttgaaggactttcttccctttctgtgggtgggcagcagctcgcATGACAGTCAAGCACCTGCAGCTCCCAGGATGCGTTGCCGTTGACCTCTTTCCacccctgcatagaaaatagttcCTCACATATACCACCAGAGATACACATGGCAGACCTAGACCACGGATTAGCAACCGTCCCTGACTCCCACTGCtttgagactacaactcccagcatgcacaattgattggctgttcttgtaactccccgtAGAAATGAAAAGAGGATTATGGGAGTTGTGGTGTCAGAACATTCCATTCCATAGTAATACTTTTTCTGGATTAACCCTTTTAAAGCTGTTACAAGCAAGAAAATGGGCAGGCGTGAGGATCTGAGCGACTTTTGACGAGTTACGTTTTGACGGCTGGGTCCGAATATCTCCAAAAGGCAGGTCTTGTGAGGTGTTTCTGGTATGCCGTGGTCAGCACATAGAAGAGTGGTCCCAGGAAGCAGTAGGGTTATGGGTGTCCAAGGCTCACTGATGTGCCACATgatgtaaaagaaaaacatgataCTTCAGACCAGGCCACCGTTCTTCATGGTCCAGTTCTTATTCTCACATGTCCATTGTGGGCACTTTCAGAAGTGGACAGGAGTCGGCACGGGTTTACAGCTACACAGCAAGTGGCGATGCTCTGTGTGTCTCCTGACACCTTTCTAGCATAGTCAGTAGGAACTTACTTTTATCAATTCAAACTCCTGTAGCTCTTATGTATGGGAAGTGAAGACTAGCCAAATCCTACAGACGAGCTGCATTAACgcaaattgatttaaaaaaaaaagttcttactGACTATAATAGAAAGGTGTCAGGACACACAGGACATCGCCGCTTGCTGTGTAGCTGCAAACCGGTCAGAGCACCCATgctgacccctgtccacccctgaAAGTGCCCACAATGGACACGTGAGCATCAGAACATGGAGCGATGGAAGAAGGTGGCCTTGGGTACCTATTATACCAGGTTGTTGTGTCACTTTTGGTAGGTACTACCCATTGTATACTGTGAACACCCCTACACGTTTGGAAATGTTCGGATGTTACCGATGTCACCACTTGACTCCGGTCAAAGTTGCTCCGATCTTTATCCTTGCCAATTTTTCCTGCTTTCAATGCATCAACTTCAATACTTCTCTTGCTGTCTAATCTCACCCCCAGAGATGCCGTTGTCACTAGAAAATGTTATTCACTTCACCTGTTTTCAGGTGATGACTGATCGGTGTATGCAACAAGACAAATGAGCCTCGATTTAAACTCTGAGACTTATAGGACCATGTATTAAGCCAGATCTGTGGGAATATGTTGCCGTAATACCAAGCGTGTTCTGTAGAGCTGTGTCTGTCTCTCATTCATTCGGGTGAGATCCAAAAGTTTAAAGCAGAAACAGATGTGGGAGACAGAGCTGACCCCCCTCCTGATATGGAGCATGTGTTTTCTGGTAATGTAGATGAATAATAAGATCATCTCTCCCTATATTTTCTCataccccctgcagtgcccccaacaCAGTTGGCATCATCCTTGGTGAGTCACTCAGGTCTAATTAGCGACAGATGTAACTTCACCCCAAGCTCCCGGCCCTTCTTAGCAAACAGGCAACAGGACGCGGCTCCCCTCGTACTCCTCAAATCTCGAAAGACTGAGTAATGCATGGTATTTTCCCTTCACACACCCTCTAAAGCTTCCCAGGTATAGATGGCAACCAGCCAACATGCCATGGCTCCTGTTGGTGCCCTCTGTACAGCTACGGTTCATTCATTAGAAGTAGACTTTGACCCCATACACTGGGATAAAAACAGATGAAGATGGACGGTGTGCAGTCAAGTCTTTGTCCAGCTCCACAGATGTTAGGACGTTGACTTCTCGCGTCTCTCCTAATACAGACATTAGCAAATTGACCTCCTCACCCCCATGTACTACACAGACTTCAGGGCACTGACCTCTTGTCATCAGCATGGCGCTGATCATAGGCAGACATTGGGACACAGGCCTTTCCCCTCCTATTAGTCAGGGGCTGACCTTTCACCTCTGATACACcaaatccacacctaaggcagtcTTTGCACCGTGTTTTGCTGTATATGTCGGCAGGATACCACTGTGTATACATCGGCTCCCATGTTAAACTGCATGTGCCTATGGAGTAGCGCTATTCCATTAGAGCAGAAACAAAGGTGTACTGGCACAAGAGAGGCCTAAATAATGGGGGGCCTATAGATGCATTTGACGTACAGTATGTACCTGGAGCTCTCCCAGCGGCTGGACGCCCCAAAACCGTGTGAAAGGCCTCGTGTACGTGGTGGAGCCTGAGGACAGCACATGGCGTTCCTATGGTTCCTTGCTAGGTGCTGAGCTTGCTGTATGGTGCCTCCTTATAGCAGGGGAGAATGCTTCTTTAATACTGCAAATGATGGAGAGtccgtttttgttttgtttttccataGGAAGGCAAAGTATGGGTCTATAGGTGCCATATTACTTTCCCTGACAACTTGAAGCTTATATGGAGCCATAATAAACTTGTGTATTAAAAGGAGTCAGTCCTCTCCAAAATTGGTTTCAAAGCAAGCAGAccaccatgtttttatttttatgcaaataagatTTTGGTGCCCGGTGGACTGACCCCTCCATTTGGTGCCCTGTTGCTCAGCCAGTAACGACGCCACGCAGCACCTCACCACTTGTTGGATTGACAGTCCCTGAGACTTCAGAGCCGGTAGTGATGATGCAGGCGAACTCAGGTTCACTGAACCAAATGCCCATGGGGCAACGAGAACCTTATTTGCATAGAGtaaaaagaagcatttctcaggattagaggaCTGGATTTTCAGCAGAAAGAGTAGGGTTTGGGGGACCTACATTACATGGTGGTATGTTGATTTTGAACCCCATTTTAGAGATGACACAGTGCTCTGCTGTATGGAAATATATCAATTTCAGATACCCATACATAACACTTTGCACCATCTGTTGACAATAAGTTGTTCGAACGTGTCCATATGCTGGGATCACCAGTGATCAACTGAAATCAGTGAGGAAccctggcagtaagtgttcagtttctctgcagcgccgccacaggggaaattaagcattacacagtgcccGATCAACCCTGTAAACACAGGGCAGGACAAGTCCTCCAGAGACACTCTTCTTAGTCTCTCCAGTCTTGCCACAAGATCAAGATCCTGAACAGTGGAcccttcctctattatttctgaaCTGGCCAACCTTACTAGGGGTAAACACCTTGGACCATCCTGCACAGCAATGCACAATCCTCTCTGGATTCACACGCAGAAGGGCAGGCTATCACTTGTAGATAAATGGGTCCAATAGTACAGCAAGAGCTGTATACACAGTAGGAGAATATTTTCCTGGCGTGCCAAGCTGGCTTTGTGGTTTAGCTGTGTTATTACACTGGCATTTTACTCTAAATATAATCCTGACTAAGAGGCGGATTCTGTCTGTGCCCGTACGTGATGACCACAGCCTGGCACCATTACCCCCCAACCAGTCCAACCTAGTATTCACAAACGCAAAGGATCTCATATTGTCAGCTCAATAGAAGTATTTCTTTCTATGGATACTTGACTACACCAATAGGACATGGTCACCATGGTCTCCCTCCAAAATTATCTCTAGAGGGTACTGTTTCTAGTAGGTCCTTAGTACAATGTGCAGTTCTTAGATGGACGTCTTCACCTCTAGGACTACACATAATTTTCTTGCCTGTGGTCAGTATAGACTTAGCAGCTTAGCTCTTCTCACTGCCAGACGGTATTTGTGGGCTGAGAATTGTGGGCATGGAATACACCAAGATTACTAGGTGCACTCTTTTATCCATAGCTTGAATTAAACTCTGCCATCGTTTGGTATCCGGCAGTCCAAGGCGAGCTGTTCAGTTGAGTCTGAGGTTTTTAGAGTCCCCTCTAATGTTTATAAGGGTGGTGAAATGGAAAGACTCCAGAACCACAGTGCAATATTTGTGGTGTGAGACATGGGGACAGGAAGGATCTGCAGATGAGATGGTGTTGACTTTGTAAACGGGGAATACTTATTTTTGGACTCGTCCATTAATTTTCTCGTTGGCTTCTCCATCTTTTTGCAGCAGGATCATCTAATTTGTGATGCGGCCAAACCAGTTTTTCAGTCTTCTCTTAGGATGCTCTTATATGTCATGTTTGCTGTCAGTCCTGGGTTATTAGTTCCTTAAAAAATTCAGACAGCCATTCCCACTTCTTCCTTCATAGAGATTAATAAGCACATGTGGGTATCCTGGGATAGAAACTACAGGGAATCCTCCAGATTCAGAATAATGGTCGTGGTATAAATGTTGCGTTCTTCTATGGGACCACTGACAGGAAGTCAAGAGTCCTGAAAACCTCTAAAAACCATGTAGGATATTCTAAGCTTTATCGATGGTTGACTTTAGGTCGTTGAAGAAGATAAAACAAGTGGCAGACAAATCCTCCTATAATTACAGTGAATAATAAAATACTGTCCAATTATATTTTGACATTTCTCACTCTCAACAGTTCCTCTCCCTCTATcctatttttatttatctttctCCATCATGTCCCCTTTGCTCCCTCTTCTTTCTCATCATCTTCCTTCACCCTTCTCATTGTTTTCATTTTCCTCATTACTAGCTCTGCTCGCTGCTTACCTGCCTCCCTCTGTTTCTTGCCTTCATGTTCCATTCTTATTGTTGCTTACCTATCTTGCTCTGCTTATTGCCTTCATGGCCCTTTCTATATG
The Bufo bufo chromosome 8, aBufBuf1.1, whole genome shotgun sequence genome window above contains:
- the CCDC97 gene encoding coiled-coil domain-containing protein 97 isoform X1 — encoded protein: MAAASPVCQELAGKSEPEAEDGEKKQVVDDGSEPSGEVQDTQTEDKNPIHEDEMDFIVDDGKVLAKALKVARSLGSREDPVSRDPALVSAPLLDMFAEIVESQVPIRSQQIGEPEFSHEQKMALLLDLYKTKPLIFLERFRKVLKEEHLESFSHLSGDYTADFYFKEIRKASLRKGHHTRVRNKRYAALQQLISGGEYFSDEQMRVRDPLMYEHYVGQYQSEEEIMSQNSRDMAQASCLSDVLLNSCQEESLQRRLEAQREMEHNCEEEEEEEDDDNEEEDSELQSDEEEELANEERALMRAEFVSRMHQRFLDGKDRDFDYSEVDDNPEFDNLDIVNRDEEERYFDDDDDEGIDEMEEDERENGQERDNSE
- the CCDC97 gene encoding coiled-coil domain-containing protein 97 isoform X2, with protein sequence MDFIVDDGKVLAKALKVARSLGSREDPVSRDPALVSAPLLDMFAEIVESQVPIRSQQIGEPEFSHEQKMALLLDLYKTKPLIFLERFRKVLKEEHLESFSHLSGDYTADFYFKEIRKASLRKGHHTRVRNKRYAALQQLISGGEYFSDEQMRVRDPLMYEHYVGQYQSEEEIMSQNSRDMAQASCLSDVLLNSCQEESLQRRLEAQREMEHNCEEEEEEEDDDNEEEDSELQSDEEEELANEERALMRAEFVSRMHQRFLDGKDRDFDYSEVDDNPEFDNLDIVNRDEEERYFDDDDDEGIDEMEEDERENGQERDNSE